The following DNA comes from Fusobacterium perfoetens.
AGATAGAAGTTTTAAGTTTAGCTCTTTGCTGAACTTTATCAAAGCGATAACGAGTTAGTGATTTTAGTTCCTCATTGTGGTATAATGTATCTGAATAGGGCTTTAAGCTCACATCAGACATTAACATACTTGCAATGGTGCGGGAATCAACTTTATCCGTTTTTGTCTTTCTAAGGCTAAGACTTTTTCTGTAAAGATTTGTATGTAACGGATTGATAACAAAGGGAGTCAGACCTTTATCAAGAAGATAACCCAAAATATTGTAAGAATAGTGTCCTGTGGCTTCAAGTCCTATTTTTACTTTATCTAAATTATCTGTAACAGATAATATTTTCTCATAAAGCTGATTAAAACCTTCCATGTTATTAGCAATAGTAAATGATTTGAATAATACTTCTCCTTCAGAAGTCATAATATAA
Coding sequences within:
- a CDS encoding IS110 family transposase, whose product is YIMTSEGEVLFKSFTIANNMEGFNQLYEKILSVTDNLDKVKIGLEATGHYSYNILGYLLDKGLTPFVINPLHTNLYRKSLSLRKTKTDKVDSRTIASMLMSDVSLKPYSDTLYHNEELKSLTRYRFDKVQQRAKLKTSISRLVTILFPELEKLVPTLHIKSVYSLLYEFPSAKVISKAHLTKLTNLLYASSKGHYGKEKAISIREVAINSIGS